A genome region from Streptomyces pratensis includes the following:
- the paaN gene encoding phenylacetic acid degradation protein PaaN translates to MAAELSPEKLSEIHRPTLDQALDAIRTRAYWSPHPEHPKAYGEGGIPGSLGAAEGKAAFDAVLNTRLDLGQPGTDGWTGGELSPYGPELGVEYPHADPDILLPAMSAAMGSWRAAGPETRALVCLEILARISARTHELAHAVMHTSGQAFVMAFQAGGPHAQDRGLEAVAYAYEEQTRTPRSADWSKPQGKRDPLQLHKSYTAAGRGISLLIGCNTFPTWNGYPGLFASLATGNPVLVKPHPRAVLPLALTVQLAREALAEAGFDPNLVALAAEQPGEGIAKTLAVRPEIRIIDYTGSTAFGDWLETNARQAQVYTEKAGVNTIVLDSTDNYRGMLSNLAFSLSLYSGQMCTTPQNLLIPRDGITTDAGAKSYEDVVADIAEAVTGLLGDDARANGLLGALVNPDVKARLEGAAALGDVALASRPVVNPDFPDAVVRTPVLVKLDGTKKDDGAAYFSECFGPVSFAVAVDSTADAVDLLRRTVREKGAMTVGAYTTSPEVERAVEDVCFDESAQLSLNLTGGVYVNQTAAFSDFHGSGGNPAANAALCDGAFVSNRFRVVEVRRQA, encoded by the coding sequence ATGGCCGCCGAGCTTTCCCCCGAGAAGCTGTCCGAGATCCACCGCCCGACGCTCGACCAGGCCCTCGATGCGATCCGCACACGCGCCTACTGGTCCCCGCATCCCGAGCACCCGAAGGCCTACGGCGAGGGAGGCATTCCCGGCAGCCTCGGCGCTGCCGAGGGAAAGGCCGCGTTCGACGCCGTGCTCAACACCCGGCTGGATCTCGGCCAGCCCGGCACCGACGGCTGGACGGGCGGAGAGCTCTCGCCGTACGGGCCGGAGCTCGGCGTCGAGTATCCGCATGCCGACCCGGACATCCTGCTTCCCGCCATGAGTGCCGCCATGGGCTCCTGGCGCGCGGCAGGGCCCGAGACCAGGGCCTTGGTCTGCCTGGAGATCCTCGCCCGGATCAGCGCCCGTACCCACGAGCTGGCGCACGCGGTGATGCATACCAGCGGGCAGGCGTTCGTGATGGCATTCCAGGCGGGCGGCCCGCACGCCCAGGACCGCGGCCTGGAGGCCGTGGCATACGCCTACGAGGAACAGACGCGGACGCCGCGCAGCGCCGACTGGTCGAAGCCCCAGGGAAAGCGCGACCCGCTGCAGCTGCACAAGTCGTACACGGCGGCCGGGCGCGGCATCTCTCTGCTGATCGGCTGCAACACCTTCCCCACGTGGAACGGCTATCCGGGCCTCTTCGCCTCGCTCGCGACCGGCAATCCCGTCCTGGTCAAGCCGCACCCACGGGCGGTTCTTCCGCTGGCCCTCACCGTCCAGCTGGCGCGCGAGGCGCTGGCCGAGGCGGGTTTCGACCCGAACCTCGTCGCCCTGGCGGCCGAGCAGCCCGGCGAGGGCATCGCCAAGACTCTCGCGGTACGACCCGAAATCAGGATCATCGACTACACGGGTTCCACGGCCTTCGGCGACTGGCTGGAGACCAACGCCCGGCAGGCCCAGGTCTACACGGAGAAGGCGGGCGTCAACACGATCGTCCTCGACTCCACCGACAACTACCGGGGCATGCTCTCGAACCTGGCGTTCTCGCTCTCCCTCTACAGCGGCCAGATGTGCACCACCCCGCAGAATCTGCTCATCCCCCGCGACGGCATCACGACCGACGCGGGCGCCAAGTCCTACGAGGACGTGGTGGCGGACATCGCCGAAGCGGTGACGGGCCTCCTCGGTGACGACGCCCGGGCCAACGGGCTGCTCGGCGCCCTGGTGAATCCGGACGTGAAGGCCCGGCTGGAAGGAGCCGCGGCCCTGGGTGACGTCGCACTCGCCTCGCGCCCGGTGGTCAACCCCGACTTCCCCGACGCCGTGGTCCGCACGCCGGTGCTCGTGAAACTCGACGGCACCAAGAAGGACGACGGGGCGGCCTATTTCTCGGAGTGCTTCGGCCCGGTCTCGTTCGCGGTCGCCGTCGACTCGACCGCTGACGCTGTGGACCTGCTGCGCCGCACCGTCCGCGAGAAGGGCGCGATGACCGTAGGCGCCTACACGACCTCCCCCGAAGTGGAACGGGCGGTGGAAGACGTCTGCTTCGACGAATCGGCTCAGCTCTCGCTGAATCTCACCGGCGGCGTGTACGTCAACCAGACCGCCGCCTTTTCCGACTTCCATGGCTCTGGAGGCAATCCGGCGGCCAACGCGGCCCTCTGCGACGGGGCGTTCGTGTCCAACCGTTTCCGGGTGGTGGAGGTCCGCCGCCAGGCCTGA
- a CDS encoding potassium channel family protein, whose protein sequence is MGLGIAVDGRVFHVKLPGHDAMARRADENVVPTRVLLPRRVVDRPLRQVAKRLAMALTVLATTVFIVWADRDGYHDNADSKVDFLDAVYYATVTLSTTGYGDIVPYSDPARLVNVVLVTPLRVLFLIILVGTTLEVLTERTREDFRLNRWRSNLREHTVVVGFGTKGRSAIQTLCATGLKKDQIVIVDPAGKVIEAANAEGFVGVLGDATRSDVLLRAEVQKARQIIIATQRDDTAVLVTLTARQLNRGAKIVAAVREEENAPLLRQSGADAVITSASAAGRLLGLSVLSPSAGTVMEDLIQQGSGLDLVERPVIKAEVGKNVRETDDLVVSVLRGHRLLGYDDPAASPLQLTDRVITIVRASPLHTSPMNHP, encoded by the coding sequence GTGGGCCTCGGCATCGCCGTGGACGGAAGGGTGTTTCACGTGAAACTTCCCGGCCACGATGCGATGGCCAGGCGCGCAGACGAGAACGTCGTACCGACCCGGGTGCTCCTGCCCCGGCGAGTGGTCGACAGGCCGCTGCGACAGGTCGCCAAGCGGCTGGCGATGGCTCTCACGGTGCTGGCCACCACGGTCTTCATCGTCTGGGCAGACCGGGACGGCTACCACGACAACGCCGACAGCAAGGTCGACTTCCTCGACGCCGTCTACTACGCCACGGTGACACTGTCGACCACCGGCTACGGCGACATCGTTCCGTACAGCGACCCGGCTCGCCTGGTCAACGTGGTACTGGTGACGCCGTTGCGCGTGCTCTTCCTGATCATCCTGGTCGGCACCACCCTCGAGGTCCTGACGGAGCGGACCCGGGAGGATTTCCGGCTGAACCGTTGGAGAAGCAACTTGCGTGAACACACTGTGGTCGTCGGCTTCGGCACGAAGGGCCGCTCGGCGATCCAGACCCTTTGTGCCACCGGGCTCAAGAAGGACCAGATCGTCATCGTCGATCCGGCCGGCAAAGTGATCGAGGCAGCCAACGCCGAAGGGTTCGTGGGCGTGTTGGGTGATGCGACGCGCAGCGACGTGCTGTTGCGGGCAGAGGTCCAGAAGGCCCGCCAGATCATCATCGCCACCCAGCGCGACGACACTGCCGTGCTGGTCACCCTGACCGCACGTCAGCTCAACCGGGGCGCGAAGATCGTCGCCGCCGTGCGTGAGGAGGAGAACGCGCCACTGTTGCGACAGTCCGGCGCGGACGCCGTGATCACCAGTGCGAGCGCGGCGGGCCGTCTGCTCGGTCTCTCGGTCCTCAGTCCCAGCGCGGGCACGGTGATGGAGGATCTCATCCAGCAGGGCAGCGGCCTCGATCTCGTCGAGCGACCGGTGATAAAGGCCGAGGTGGGCAAGAACGTCCGGGAGACCGACGACCTGGTGGTCAGTGTTCTGCGTGGCCACCGGCTGCTCGGTTACGACGATCCGGCGGCCAGTCCTCTGCAGCTGACGGACCGGGTGATCACGATCGTGCGTGCCTCGCCGCTTCACACTTCGCCGATGAACCATCCGTAG
- a CDS encoding molybdopterin molybdotransferase MoeA, with protein sequence MTAQGDDARAAQEKRAEEERAVEQALALVGRQPQAAHASPDRSGATTTHASLSATPRPGRHTSTSPPPGPPTSASLTSGAAASGAATPDIPTPDIPTPDIPTPDALTPDAPAAVASAPGASASGPTSRRGNSPSHGSAPSSRGHRASATAWAGARALAERLGRSAPLAAHRLPLDRALGHVLAEAVVALTDLPSFDTSAMDGWVVAGPGPWSAREGEGLLAGRGATEPLPDGQALRIATGARLPADATAVIRSEHAHCDETKGLLHATREVVPGQDIRPRGQECRSGDELLPVGTVVTPPVLGLAAAAGYDALVVVPRPRVDVFVLGDELLTTGLPREGLIRDALGPMLAPWLRALGAEVAEPRRLGDDAGALRRALVSSDADLILTTGGTAAGPVDHVHPVLAEIGADLLIDGVAVRPGHPMLLARLAEGGPCLVGLPGNPLAAVSGLLTLAEPLVRGIAGRPAQEPYRASVHEEVHGHPHDTRLIPVVHRDDSVVPLHYNGPAMLRGIAGADGLAVVPPGGVRSGTEVEILDLPWASASPWTEGCFT encoded by the coding sequence ATGACCGCACAAGGGGACGACGCGCGGGCGGCCCAGGAGAAGCGGGCCGAGGAGGAGCGGGCTGTCGAGCAGGCACTGGCACTCGTCGGGCGTCAGCCGCAGGCCGCCCACGCCTCGCCGGACCGGTCCGGCGCGACCACGACGCACGCATCCCTGTCGGCGACGCCACGGCCGGGCAGGCACACCAGCACCAGCCCTCCCCCAGGCCCTCCGACCTCGGCCTCCTTGACCTCAGGTGCTGCGGCTTCAGGTGCTGCGACGCCGGACATCCCGACGCCGGACATCCCGACGCCGGACATCCCGACGCCGGACGCCCTGACGCCGGACGCCCCGGCCGCAGTGGCGTCGGCCCCAGGTGCCTCGGCATCGGGCCCGACCAGCCGTCGAGGGAACTCGCCTTCCCACGGTTCGGCACCTTCCTCGCGCGGCCACCGCGCCTCCGCCACCGCCTGGGCCGGGGCGCGAGCCCTGGCCGAGCGACTCGGCCGTTCCGCCCCCCTGGCCGCTCACCGACTGCCCCTGGACCGGGCTCTCGGGCATGTCCTGGCCGAAGCCGTTGTCGCGCTCACCGATCTGCCGTCGTTCGACACCTCGGCCATGGACGGCTGGGTCGTCGCTGGGCCGGGACCCTGGAGCGCCCGGGAGGGGGAAGGGCTGCTGGCGGGGCGCGGTGCAACAGAGCCGCTGCCCGACGGGCAAGCCTTGAGGATCGCCACAGGCGCCCGCCTGCCGGCGGACGCCACCGCTGTGATCCGCAGCGAGCACGCCCACTGCGACGAGACTAAGGGGCTGCTGCACGCGACCCGCGAGGTCGTACCCGGCCAGGACATCCGGCCCCGGGGCCAGGAATGCCGGTCCGGCGACGAGCTTCTGCCCGTGGGGACAGTGGTGACCCCGCCCGTGCTGGGGCTGGCGGCTGCCGCGGGGTACGACGCCCTCGTCGTCGTACCGCGGCCTCGCGTGGACGTCTTCGTCCTCGGGGACGAGCTCCTCACGACGGGGCTTCCGCGAGAAGGGCTGATCCGGGATGCGCTCGGCCCCATGCTCGCTCCCTGGCTCCGCGCACTCGGTGCGGAAGTCGCCGAGCCCAGGCGGCTCGGCGATGATGCCGGGGCTCTCCGCCGCGCACTCGTCTCCTCCGATGCGGATCTGATTCTCACCACGGGTGGGACCGCCGCCGGCCCGGTGGACCATGTCCACCCGGTCCTGGCCGAGATCGGGGCCGATCTCCTGATCGACGGGGTGGCCGTACGTCCGGGCCACCCCATGCTTCTGGCGCGACTCGCCGAGGGCGGCCCCTGCCTGGTGGGCCTGCCCGGCAATCCGCTTGCGGCGGTCTCCGGACTGCTGACGCTGGCCGAGCCGCTGGTCAGGGGAATCGCCGGCAGACCTGCCCAGGAGCCCTACCGTGCGTCTGTCCATGAAGAGGTACACGGCCACCCGCATGACACCCGGCTGATCCCCGTCGTCCATCGCGACGACAGCGTCGTCCCCCTCCATTACAACGGCCCCGCCATGCTCCGTGGGATCGCTGGTGCGGACGGGCTGGCCGTGGTGCCGCCCGGCGGGGTACGGTCCGGCACCGAGGTGGAGATCCTCGATCTACCGTGGGCCTCGGCATCGCCGTGGACGGAAGGGTGTTTCACGTGA
- a CDS encoding Lrp/AsnC family transcriptional regulator yields the protein MPAEQMADASGEPVRTPPARPLDSTDHAILRILQTDGRASIRAVAERVHVSRANAYARINRLVEDGVIRGFSARVNHERAGQAASAYITLKIVQNSWRTVREQLQALPGATHIALVSGDFDVLLLVHTPDNQALRELVLTRIQAIPEVLSTRTLLVFEETDLGPRPDRPAELA from the coding sequence ATGCCGGCTGAACAAATGGCCGATGCGAGCGGGGAGCCCGTACGTACTCCGCCCGCACGGCCGCTGGATTCCACCGACCACGCGATCCTGCGCATCCTCCAGACGGACGGCCGCGCCTCGATACGGGCCGTCGCGGAACGTGTCCATGTCTCACGGGCCAACGCGTACGCCCGGATCAACAGGCTCGTCGAGGACGGCGTGATCCGCGGCTTCAGCGCACGCGTGAATCACGAACGGGCGGGACAGGCCGCCTCCGCCTACATCACGCTCAAGATCGTCCAGAACTCTTGGCGCACCGTGCGCGAACAGCTCCAGGCACTCCCGGGTGCCACCCACATCGCACTGGTCAGCGGCGACTTCGACGTCCTGCTCCTGGTACACACCCCGGACAACCAGGCGCTGCGCGAGCTGGTCCTGACCAGGATCCAGGCCATACCCGAGGTGCTGTCCACCCGCACCCTGCTGGTGTTCGAGGAGACCGACCTGGGCCCGCGTCCGGACCGCCCGGCCGAGCTCGCCTAG
- the pdhA gene encoding pyruvate dehydrogenase (acetyl-transferring) E1 component subunit alpha has product MTVQELPGAAAYRPTPPPAWKPLTDPAPLLPDSEPYRVLGTEAAAGADPELLLRLYAELVRGRRYNAQATALTKQGRLAVYPSSTGQEAAEIAAALVLEDRDWLFPSYRDTLAAVARGLDPVEALTLLRGDRHTGYDPREHRIAPLCTPLATQLPHAVGLAHAARLKGDDVVALAMVGDGGTSEGDFHEALNFAAVWRAPVVFLVQNNGFAISVPLAKQTAAPSLAHKAVGYGMPGRLVDGNDAPAMHQVLSEAVARARRGGGPTLVEAVTYRMDAHTNADDATRYRGDSEVEVWRAHDPIRLLERELTARGLLDEDGIETVRAAAERMAEGLREQMNADPVLDPMDLFAHVYEEQTGQLHEQAALLRSELDAEHGPGDESGAEEGR; this is encoded by the coding sequence ATGACGGTCCAGGAGCTGCCCGGCGCAGCCGCCTACCGGCCCACGCCGCCCCCGGCCTGGAAGCCGCTCACCGATCCCGCGCCGCTGCTCCCGGACTCCGAGCCGTACCGCGTGCTCGGTACGGAAGCCGCGGCCGGCGCGGACCCCGAGCTGCTGCTCAGGCTCTACGCAGAGCTGGTGCGCGGTCGCCGGTACAACGCTCAGGCCACCGCACTGACCAAGCAGGGCAGGCTCGCGGTGTACCCGTCGAGCACCGGTCAGGAAGCCGCTGAGATCGCCGCGGCGCTCGTGCTGGAGGACCGGGACTGGCTCTTTCCCAGCTACCGCGACACCCTCGCCGCGGTGGCGCGTGGACTGGACCCGGTCGAGGCGCTGACATTGCTGCGCGGGGACAGACACACTGGGTACGACCCGCGTGAGCACCGAATCGCCCCACTGTGCACCCCTCTGGCCACCCAGTTGCCGCATGCCGTCGGCCTGGCGCACGCGGCGCGCCTGAAGGGCGACGACGTGGTCGCTCTCGCGATGGTCGGCGACGGCGGGACGAGCGAGGGCGATTTCCACGAGGCGCTGAATTTCGCGGCAGTCTGGCGGGCCCCGGTCGTGTTCCTCGTACAGAACAACGGCTTCGCGATCTCCGTGCCACTGGCCAAGCAGACCGCGGCTCCGTCCCTCGCGCACAAGGCCGTGGGGTACGGGATGCCGGGACGCCTGGTCGACGGCAACGACGCGCCCGCGATGCACCAGGTGCTGAGCGAGGCGGTGGCCAGGGCCAGGCGCGGTGGGGGCCCGACACTGGTCGAGGCGGTCACGTACCGCATGGACGCCCATACGAACGCCGACGACGCCACCCGCTACCGCGGCGACAGCGAGGTCGAGGTGTGGCGCGCACATGATCCGATCAGGCTTCTCGAACGGGAACTGACCGCGCGTGGCCTGCTGGACGAGGACGGCATCGAGACGGTGCGGGCGGCGGCGGAACGGATGGCGGAGGGGCTGCGGGAGCAGATGAACGCCGATCCGGTGCTCGACCCCATGGATCTGTTCGCCCATGTCTACGAGGAACAGACCGGCCAACTCCACGAGCAGGCGGCACTGCTGCGGAGCGAGCTGGACGCAGAGCACGGCCCGGGCGACGAGAGCGGCGCGGAGGAGGGGCGATGA
- a CDS encoding NTP transferase domain-containing protein has translation MTAYDAIVLAGGAAKRLGGADKPGLRVGGRALLDRVLAVCADAGSTVVVGGRRPTVRPVTWTREVPEGGGPLAALGAGVRHTEAECVLVLSADLPFLGESTVRSLLSAAAPGAREGALCTDPDGRDQPLVAVYRAEPLRRELALLATEHGSLAGLPLRLLTAELDLVRVQAGPLASFDCDTWEDIAAARARIREHGTVLDEWITAVKNELGIELDVDTGVLLDLARDAAHGVARPAAPLTTFLVGYAAAMASSGKSPEDAAAAVAEASRKATALALRWAEETEAGSGPGTP, from the coding sequence ATGACCGCCTATGACGCCATCGTTCTGGCCGGGGGGGCTGCGAAGCGCCTGGGGGGAGCCGACAAGCCAGGGCTCCGTGTAGGCGGCCGTGCGCTGCTCGACCGGGTACTCGCAGTCTGTGCCGACGCCGGGTCCACCGTGGTGGTCGGCGGACGCAGGCCCACGGTGCGTCCGGTCACCTGGACACGTGAAGTGCCCGAGGGAGGCGGACCGTTGGCCGCGCTCGGTGCCGGTGTGCGGCACACCGAGGCGGAGTGCGTTCTCGTACTCTCGGCGGATCTGCCGTTCCTGGGGGAGTCGACCGTCCGTTCGTTGCTGTCGGCGGCGGCGCCCGGGGCCCGCGAGGGGGCCCTGTGCACCGATCCCGACGGCCGGGACCAGCCATTGGTCGCGGTCTACCGGGCCGAGCCACTGCGCCGGGAACTCGCCCTTCTCGCCACCGAACACGGCAGCCTCGCAGGTCTCCCACTGCGGTTGCTGACCGCAGAGCTGGATCTGGTCAGGGTCCAGGCCGGTCCTCTGGCCTCGTTCGACTGCGACACCTGGGAAGACATTGCTGCCGCCAGGGCGCGGATCAGGGAGCATGGGACCGTGCTGGACGAATGGATCACCGCAGTCAAGAACGAACTGGGCATCGAACTCGACGTCGATACCGGCGTCCTGCTCGACCTCGCCCGTGACGCCGCGCACGGTGTCGCCCGGCCCGCCGCGCCGCTGACCACCTTCCTGGTGGGATACGCGGCGGCGATGGCGAGCAGCGGCAAGAGCCCGGAGGACGCGGCCGCAGCGGTGGCCGAAGCCTCCCGCAAGGCCACCGCCCTCGCGCTCCGGTGGGCGGAGGAAACGGAGGCGGGCAGCGGGCCCGGCACGCCATGA
- a CDS encoding alpha-ketoacid dehydrogenase subunit beta, whose product MTTVAATAGERTGRARPATMAQALGRALRDSMAEDPTVHVLGEDVGTLGGVFRVTDGLAKEFGDDRCTDTPLAEAGILGAAVGMAMYGLRPVVEMQFDAFAYPAFEQLVSHVAKMRNRTGGAMPLPITVRVPYGGGIGGVEHHSDSSEAYYMATPGLHVVMPATVDDAYGLLRESIASDDPVVFLEPKRLYWSKADWSPDAPARVEPIGRAVVRRPGRSATLITYGPSLPVCLEAAEAATAEGWDLEVVDLRSLVPFDDETVAASVRRTGRAVVVHESSGFGGPGGEIAARVTERCFHHLEAPVLRVAGFDIPYPPPMQERHHLPGVDRVLDAVARLQWEAGS is encoded by the coding sequence ATGACCACCGTTGCAGCGACGGCCGGTGAACGGACGGGCAGGGCCAGACCGGCCACGATGGCTCAGGCACTCGGTCGGGCGCTGCGCGACTCGATGGCGGAGGATCCGACGGTGCACGTCCTGGGGGAGGACGTCGGCACGCTCGGAGGAGTTTTCCGCGTCACCGACGGACTGGCGAAGGAGTTCGGCGACGACCGCTGCACGGACACGCCGCTGGCCGAGGCGGGGATCCTCGGCGCGGCCGTGGGCATGGCGATGTACGGACTGCGGCCCGTGGTGGAGATGCAGTTCGACGCCTTCGCGTATCCGGCGTTCGAGCAGTTGGTCAGCCATGTCGCCAAGATGCGGAACCGGACGGGTGGCGCGATGCCGCTGCCCATCACGGTGCGGGTGCCGTACGGCGGAGGGATCGGCGGGGTCGAGCACCACAGCGATTCCTCCGAGGCGTACTACATGGCGACTCCCGGCCTGCATGTCGTGATGCCGGCAACGGTCGACGACGCGTACGGGCTGCTGAGGGAGTCGATCGCCTCCGACGACCCGGTGGTCTTCCTGGAGCCGAAGAGGCTCTACTGGTCCAAGGCCGACTGGTCGCCGGACGCGCCGGCCCGGGTCGAGCCGATCGGGCGCGCCGTGGTCCGGCGCCCCGGGCGCAGCGCGACCCTGATCACCTACGGGCCGTCTCTCCCGGTGTGCCTGGAGGCAGCCGAGGCCGCCACGGCCGAGGGATGGGATCTGGAGGTGGTCGACCTTCGGTCGCTCGTGCCCTTCGACGACGAGACCGTCGCCGCATCGGTCCGCCGCACCGGGCGGGCGGTGGTCGTCCATGAGTCGTCCGGCTTCGGCGGACCGGGCGGTGAGATCGCGGCGCGGGTCACCGAGCGGTGCTTCCACCACCTGGAGGCACCGGTCCTGCGCGTCGCCGGGTTCGACATCCCCTACCCGCCGCCCATGCAGGAGCGGCACCATCTGCCGGGCGTGGACCGAGTGCTCGACGCGGTTGCCCGTCTTCAGTGGGAGGCCGGGAGCTGA
- a CDS encoding dihydrolipoamide acetyltransferase family protein, producing the protein MAQVLEFKLPDLGEGLTEAEVVRWLVEVGDVVAVDQPVVEVETAKAMVEVPCPYGGVVTARFGEEGAELPVGAPLLTVAVGSVEPTTGHRASDRSSGDGSESGSGNVLVGYGTGAPAARRRRVRPAQVPVPVSAAASGSATASVSAAVPASEPVPSAAPVLGVTEPEGPVAVISPLVRKLARQHGLDLRQIAGTGRDGLILRTDVESAIRAVGEEPAFGAAPAARPEPDKSSERIALRGVRGAVAEKLSRSRREIPDATCWVDADATALMAARAAMNAHGSATGAKVSVLALLARICTAALARFPELNSTVDAEAREIVRLPEVHLGFAAQTERGLVVPVVRDAHTRNVESVGAEITRLTEAARDGRLTPAQLTGGTFTLNNYGVFGVDGSTPIINHPEAAMLGVGRIVPKPWVHEGELAVRQVVQLSLTFDHRVCDGGTAGGFLRYVADCVEQPVVLLRTL; encoded by the coding sequence ATGGCGCAGGTACTCGAATTCAAGCTGCCGGACCTGGGCGAAGGCCTGACCGAAGCCGAGGTCGTGCGCTGGCTGGTCGAGGTCGGCGACGTCGTCGCGGTCGACCAGCCGGTGGTCGAGGTCGAGACGGCCAAGGCGATGGTCGAGGTGCCCTGTCCTTACGGGGGCGTCGTTACAGCACGATTCGGCGAGGAGGGCGCGGAGCTCCCGGTCGGCGCACCGCTGCTGACCGTGGCAGTCGGGTCGGTGGAGCCGACGACGGGGCACAGGGCTTCCGACAGGTCCTCCGGAGACGGCAGCGAGAGCGGCTCCGGCAATGTGCTGGTCGGCTACGGGACCGGCGCACCCGCCGCGCGGAGACGCCGGGTCAGGCCTGCTCAGGTACCGGTCCCGGTCTCGGCCGCAGCTTCCGGCTCGGCCACAGCTTCGGTCTCGGCCGCAGTTCCGGCCTCGGAGCCGGTGCCGAGCGCCGCTCCGGTCCTGGGAGTGACCGAGCCGGAGGGGCCCGTCGCCGTCATTTCCCCTCTGGTCCGGAAGCTCGCCCGGCAGCATGGTCTCGATCTCCGGCAGATCGCAGGTACGGGACGGGACGGGCTGATTCTGCGTACCGATGTGGAGTCCGCGATCAGGGCCGTGGGCGAGGAGCCTGCTTTCGGCGCGGCCCCGGCGGCCCGGCCGGAGCCTGACAAGTCGTCCGAGCGGATCGCCCTGCGCGGGGTCCGGGGCGCGGTCGCCGAGAAGCTGTCTCGCAGTCGGCGGGAGATCCCAGATGCCACATGCTGGGTCGATGCCGATGCCACCGCACTGATGGCAGCACGGGCCGCCATGAACGCCCACGGCTCCGCCACAGGGGCGAAGGTGTCGGTGCTCGCTCTGCTGGCACGCATCTGCACGGCGGCTCTGGCACGGTTCCCCGAGCTGAATTCGACGGTGGATGCCGAAGCGCGGGAGATCGTGCGGCTTCCCGAGGTCCATCTGGGCTTCGCCGCCCAGACGGAGCGCGGCTTGGTGGTTCCGGTGGTACGGGACGCGCACACGCGGAACGTGGAATCGGTCGGGGCGGAGATCACGCGGCTGACCGAGGCGGCCCGGGACGGGCGGCTGACGCCGGCGCAGCTCACCGGTGGGACGTTCACGCTGAACAACTACGGGGTGTTCGGCGTCGACGGTTCGACGCCCATCATCAACCACCCGGAGGCAGCCATGCTCGGCGTGGGGCGGATCGTGCCCAAGCCCTGGGTGCACGAAGGCGAGCTGGCGGTCCGCCAGGTCGTCCAGCTCTCGCTCACCTTCGACCATCGGGTCTGCGACGGCGGTACGGCAGGCGGATTCCTGCGGTACGTGGCCGACTGCGTGGAGCAGCCGGTGGTGCTGCTGCGCACGCTGTAG
- a CDS encoding TetR/AcrR family transcriptional regulator, with amino-acid sequence MTTAKRDTYTPETLLSVAVRVFNERGYDGTSMEHLSKAAGISKSSIYHHVAGKEELLRRAVSRALDGLFGILGETGAIQGRAIARVEYVTRRTVEVLMAELPYVTLLLRVRGNTKTERWALERRREFDQRVSELLKAAVEEGDLRADVDIRLATRLLFGMVNSLVEWYRPQPGGSAEAEQLADTVVQLAFEGMRAG; translated from the coding sequence ATGACCACGGCCAAGCGGGACACGTACACCCCGGAAACACTCCTGTCCGTTGCCGTCCGTGTTTTCAACGAGCGCGGCTACGACGGCACGTCCATGGAGCACCTTTCCAAGGCGGCGGGCATCTCCAAGTCGTCCATCTACCACCATGTGGCGGGCAAGGAGGAGCTTCTGAGGCGTGCGGTGAGCCGGGCGCTCGACGGTCTCTTCGGCATCCTCGGCGAGACCGGGGCGATACAGGGGCGGGCGATCGCCCGGGTCGAATACGTCACGCGCCGCACGGTCGAGGTGCTCATGGCGGAGTTGCCGTACGTCACTCTGCTGCTGCGCGTACGAGGCAACACCAAGACGGAGCGCTGGGCGCTGGAGCGTCGCCGCGAGTTCGACCAGCGGGTGTCCGAGCTGCTCAAGGCCGCGGTGGAGGAGGGGGACCTCCGCGCGGACGTGGACATACGCCTTGCGACCCGGCTGCTCTTCGGCATGGTGAACTCGCTGGTCGAGTGGTACCGCCCGCAGCCGGGCGGCTCCGCGGAGGCGGAGCAGCTTGCCGACACGGTCGTCCAGCTCGCCTTCGAAGGGATGCGGGCCGGCTGA